Proteins encoded by one window of Mustela erminea isolate mMusErm1 chromosome 5, mMusErm1.Pri, whole genome shotgun sequence:
- the LOC116591798 gene encoding uncharacterized protein LOC116591798 — MFEPLVWGPAFLSHTLSPHGQAEGFPRGSGSSPLLKFAPSGPAGLTAHSRFVNRILKLPLHTACTSKARGKPGFPPLCIGPQGWGNSIGLASDSLWQLLCVGSNTAMANQPQRHTRDRRPSIRQILISHEERPQREREDQRSKGVNTHILNCLLPQLLCIYIYNKFKIMFKFHKNASSYVKKMNEIYGSHKGQVYKDSPLQQRGKKRASQPQWVAVFWEGKWDMGVPFSGCHLLPPSLTLTVLVGLHGLSSLFLMSEGLGEPKSFLNTEAYARILERMSQRGEMGLWCSTGPRTEEPALCAMGKVHEFRGLAS, encoded by the coding sequence ATGTTTGAACCTCTTGTCTGGGGACCAGCCTTTCTCTCTCACACCCTCAGCCCACATGGTCAAGCTGAAGGGTTTCCACGGGGCTCTGGGAGCTCTCCTCTCCTGAAGTTTGCACCCAGTGGTCCAGCTGGCCTCACAGCACACTCTAGGTTTGTCAACAGAATCCTTAAACTTCCTCTACACACAGCGTGCACCTCAAAAGCAAGAGGGAAGCCTGGGTTCCCACCACTCTGCATAGGGCCGCAGGGGTGGGGAAACTCCATAGGCCTTGCCTCTGACAGCCTCTGGCAGCTTCTATGTGTGGGAAGCAACACAGCCATGGCAAACCAGCCACAAAGACACACCAGGGACCGCAGGCCTTCTATTCGGCAAATTCTGATTTCTCATGAGGAaaggccacagagagagagagaggaccaaaGAAGCAAAGGGGTAAACACTCATATCTTAAATTGTCTCCTACCACAGCTATTGTGTATTTACATCTATAACAAATTCAAAATCATGTTTAAATTCCATAAAAATGCATCTAGCTATGTTAAAAAGATGAACGAGATATACGGATCACACAAGGGTCAGGTTTATAAGGACTCTCCCCTTCaacagagggggaagaaaagggcaAGTCAGCCTCAGTGGGTTGCTGTCTTTTGGGAAGGGAAATGGGACATGGGCGTCCCATTCTCTGGCTGCCATTTGCTTCCCCCTAGTCTGACATTAACAGTGCTGGTTGGGCTCCATGGACTCAGCAGCTTGTTTTTGATGAGTGAGGGGCTCGGTGAGCCCAAATCCTTCCTGAACACTGAGGCCTATGCTCGAATCTTGGAGAGAATGTCACAAAGAGGAGAGATGGGTCTGTGGTGTTCTACAGGCCCCAGGACAGAAGAACCTGCACTGTGCGCCATGGGGAAGGTCCACGAATTCAGAGGTCTCGCCTCTTAA